Proteins encoded within one genomic window of Gallus gallus isolate bGalGal1 chromosome 1, bGalGal1.mat.broiler.GRCg7b, whole genome shotgun sequence:
- the GTF3A gene encoding transcription factor IIIA gives MAVEGAAGSESAPGGGSSSVGGAAVAGGSSDGSAPAPAGSGVGSAPAARSFICSFPGCSATFNKGWRLDAHLCSHTGARPYVCQYEGCGKSFTRDFHRTRHFLTHSGERPFECTAEGCNQKFGTKSNLKKHVQRKHENQQKLYSCNFEGCGKSFKKHQQLKVHLCQHTNEPPFKCNQEGCGKNFSTPNSLKRHKKTHEGYACKKENCSYIGKTWTELLKHNKESHTEPIVCTECSKTFKRKDYLKQHKKTHAAEREVCRCPREGCDRTYTTLFNLQSHILSFHEELKPFSCDHPGCGKVFAMKQSLARHAVHHDPEKKKLKAKRSRPKRSLASRLSGYIPPKTQPGKDVVVTECKPTDQPTENGIPTVEILTLQ, from the exons ATGGCCGTGGAGGGCGCGGCGGGGAGCGAGTCCGCGCcgggcggcggcagcagcagcgtCGGGGGCGCGGCCGTGGCCGGCGGCAGCAGCGACGGAAGCGCGCCCGCGCCCGCCGGCAGCGGCGTCGGGAGcgcgcccgccgcccgctcTTTCATCTGCTCGTTTCCCGGCTGCAGCGCCACCTTCAACAAGGGCTGGCGGCTGGACGCGCATCTCTGCAGCCACACGGGCGCG AGGCCGTACGTGTGCCAGTACGAGGGCTGCGGCAAGAGCTTCACCAGGGACTTCCACCGCACCCGGCACTTCCTCACGCACTCCGGGGAAAGGCCCTTCGA GTGCACAGCTGAGGGATGCAATCAGAAGTTTGGGACAAAATCAAACTTAAAGAAACACGTTCAACGCAAGCATGAAAATCAGCAGAAACTCTATTCG TGCAACTTTGAAGGCTGTGGCAAATCCTTCAAGAAACATCAGCAACTGAAAGTTCACCTGTGTCAGCACACCAATGAGCCGCCCTTCAA ATGTAATCAGGAAGGATGTGGGAAGAATTTTTCTACTCCAAATAGTCTAAAGCGGCACAAGAAGACACATGAAG GCTATGCgtgcaagaaagaaaactgctcaTATATTGGAAAAACTTGGACTGAGCTTCTGAAACATAATAAAGAAAGCCATACAG AGCCAATTGTTTGTACAGAGTGTTCTAAAACTTTTAAACGCAAAGATTACCTCAAGCAGCATAAAAAAACACATGCTGCGGAGAGGGAAGTCTGCCGATGCCCAAGAGAAGGATGTGACAGAACTTACACAACTCTGTTTAACCTTCAAAGCCATATCCTCTCTTTTCACGAGGAGCTGAAACCATTTTCGTGTGATCATCCTGGCTGTGGAAAAGTATTTGCAATGAAG CAGAGCCTAGCAAGGCATGCAGTTCACCACGaccctgaaaagaaaaagctaaaa GCAAAGCGTTCTCGTCCTAAGAGGAGCTTAGCCTCTCGTCTGAGTGGGTACATTCCCCCTAAAACACAGCCAGGAAAGGATGTGGTTGTGACAGAATGCAAGCCAACAGATCAGCCCACGGAAAATGGAATACCAACTGTTGAAATTCTGACTCTGCAGTAA